DNA from Nocardioides seonyuensis:
GCCAGCAGCCCGATCAGTTCCCGCACGGTCGCGTCCGGGCTGATGGTCACGACTTCCTGGCTGGGCTTGCCCTTGACCACGTCATGGATCTTCATCGCTGTCGCATCTCCTTCAGCACCTCACTCCACCTCGTCACCGCTGTGCGGGACGAGCCCGGGGCCCCACGGTAGCGCCCTTCAGTCCGCCACGGGAGGTGGTGCCTGGCGGTCTCGCAGGTTGCTCACCGAGCCCGGTCCGCGGCGCGGGGTGTCGGGGTCGTCGTCGTCGGTCAGGGCACCCAGGAACCCCAGCGCCGGCTCGTGCAGGTGGCCGTTGGTGGCCAGCGCGTTGCCGCCCCACGGGCCGTCGGTGCCGTCGAGCGCGGTGAACCGGCCCCCTGCCTCGCGCACGATCACGTCGAGGGCCGCCATGTCGTAGAGCTCGAGATCGGGCTCGGCGGCGATGTCGACGGCCCCCTCGGCGAGCAGCATGTAGGACCAGAAGTCCCCGTAGGCACGCGTGCGCCAGCAACGGCGCGACAGGGCGAGGAAGTCGTCGAGCCGGTCGCGCTCGTCCCAGCCGCTGAGAGAGGAGTAGCTGAGGGACGCGTCCTCGAGCCGACGTACGTCGGACACGTGGCACTGGGTGGCCTTGAGCAGCGAGCGACCCGTCCACGCGCCACTGCCGGACGAGGCCCACCAGCGCCGCTGCAGCTGGGGCGCGGAGACCACTCCCAGCACCACCTCGTCGTCCACTGCGAGGGCGATGAGGGTGGCCCACACCGGAACCCCCCGCACGTAGTTCTTGGTGCCGTCGATCGGGTCGATGATCCACCGCCGCTGGCTGTGGCCGCTCGACCCCTGCTCCTCGCCGACCACGGCGTCGCGGGAGCGGACGCGCGAGAGGGTTCGGCGGATGCCGTCCTCGACCGCCTGGTCGGCGTCGGTGACCGGCGTCAGGTCCGGCTTGCTCATCACGTGGAGGTCGAGTGCCTTGAAGCGGGCAAGCGTCAGCGAGTCGGCGTCGTCGGCGAGCACGTGCGCGAGGCGCAGGTCGTCGACATAGCTGTCCGTCATGTCGCACAGGCTAGGGGCTCCGGCCTGCACTACCGTGGACGCATGGAGTTCAACGGGCTTCCACTGCACCCGCTCGTCGTCCACGCAGTCGTCGTGCTCGGCCCGCTGGCAGGGGTCACCGGACTCGTCTACGCGTTCGTCCCTCGGTGGCGCTGGCTGCTGCGTTGGCCTCTCGTCGCCCTGGCCGTCCTGGTCGCCGCCGCCTCGTTGGTCGCCGTCCAGGCGGGGGAGTCGCTCCTCGACTCACGGCCCGAGCTGGCGCCGCTCGTCGAGGACCACCAGGACTGGGGTGAGCTGCTGCGGTCGTGGTCGCTGGCGTTCGTGCCGGTCAGCCTTCTCGCCGCCTGGGCACTGCGGGGTCGTTCGCCGCTGGTCTCGGGCCGCGGTGGCGGCGAGTCGAGGATGCCCCTCGGCTGGGTCGCGAGCCTGCTCTTGCTGGTCGGGTCCGTCGGCCTCGTCGTTCTCGTCTTCCTGGCCGGTGACTCCGGGTCGCGTGCAGTCTGGGGCTAGTCGCCCTTAACTGCCCGCTGGGTCACGGGGCGAGATCGCTGTAGGCCTTCTCGAGGACCGCGAGGCCGGCCTTGGGCCTGGTGGTGTAGGTCGTGTGGTTCCACTCGGGCCAGACGAGCTCGAGGTCGAGCCTCTCGCCGCCGGTCTGGACAGCGAAGGTGATGCCCGGGATCTTGACCATCTCTGCAGGTATGCCCTCACCGAGCGCGGTGCGCGAGGAGGGGTCGGCGAGACCGAGCATCGACCATGCCCAGCGCACACGGATGGTGCGACGCTCCTCGTCGACCTGCCAAGTGGCGAGCGAGTCGAACTCCTCGGCGGACGGGTCCCAGCTGCCCTCGACCAGCTGGCCGACATCGCTGAACTCGGCCTCCTGCGGGATCGGACGCGTCTGCGCGCGGTTGACGAGCAGCTGAAAGGGGTGCCAAGGCTCCGCCGCGTCGGGTCGGTAGGGCACCTCGCGGGTGTCGAGCCGGATGGGGTCGAGCTCACGACGGACCCAGCTCTGCGCGGTGCCCGCGCCCGGCTCGACCACCAACCGGTAGTCAGCCGCCTCAGGTCCGGGTACGACGTCGGCGTCGACCTCGACTGAAGGGGGGACGCTCTCGCGGCCGGTGATCTCGAGGTGGACCCAGGAGGCGTCGGCCCAGATGTGGACGTACTCCAGCGGTCCGGTCTCGGGGAGCGCCTCCACGGCGGCATCGACCAGGGGATCGGCGTCGGTCGCGATCAAGCCGAACCACTGCTCGTTGGTCAGTGGGTCGTGCCAGAGCTGACGTCGCTCGTCGACCTGGTGCTCCTGGGTGTTCCACGTCCGCTTGAACCACTCGTCCTGCCACGCGAACACGTAGCCAGCGCCGATCCCCTTCTCGGCCAGCATCCGCATCAGGTCGGCGTTGATGGCCATGGCCTCAGCCTCGCCGTGGTTGCCCTGGTCACGCCCGAGCGGACCGGTGTGCGCGCTGCCCAGTGAGGTGGGCACGCCGACCTCGGTGATCAGGAGTGGCATGTACGGCGCGAAGTGGTCGCGCAGCGACACCAGGTAGCCGGCGAAGGGATCTGGACGCCCGTTCCACTCCTCGTCCTGGATCCCTGCCTCGTAGCGCTGGAAGTCGGGGTAGTAGGGGTAGGCGTGGAAGCTGGCGAAGGTGCCTCCCGGCCAGGCCTCGGTGGGCAGGACGTGCGTCGCGTCGACGGACACCAGGTCCTCGTAGGGCAGTGGCTCGTCGGGGTGCTCCAGCGGGTCAACCGTCGGCCAGTTGGCCAGGGCGATCGGCATCGAGGTGCCGCGCGCAACCTCGGCGGCGGCCAGGGAGTCGAGGTGACGAGCAAGCCAACGCTCCGTGGGTGACGCCTCGGTGGTCGCCGCGAAGTAGGTGCCGTCGACGGAGGGCGCGTCCGCGTGCCGCTTGTCGGTGCGGACGACGCCTGCCGGGTCCCACTCGACGCCGACGACCCAGCCGACCAGCCACTCGGACACGTCGACGTCGTAGGTGCCCCCCGCGCGGCCGGGGGCCGCCTCTCGTGTCAGGTCGCCGTGGACCGCGTCGGAGACGTCGCGCAGCTCCTGGGCGAAGGCGTCGTCGACCGCCGGGTCGTAGAGGGTCGCGCCGGCCTCGACATAGCTCTCGTCCGGCAGGTAGACGCCTTGCATCAGGTAGATCGGCGCCGCCGGGTGGTCCCGGTTGTAGGCGGCGAGCTCGGCGTAGAAGCCGGGCGGCGGCAGGGTGTAGATCCGCACCGAGCGAACACCCAGGTCGCCCATCTGCTGCAACCACTGGGCGTACTGCTCAGGCGGGATCGACCCGATCTCGCCCGGCTGCCGCAGGGGGACGGTCGAACCGAGGTTGACGCCGGGGATGAAGTCCTTCTCGCCACTGCTCGTGTGCAGCCGGAAGCCGTCGGCGTCCGCGTGGGCCAGCACGCTCAGCTCGCCGACCGCGACAGGGGCCGGCGCCCAGCTCGTGCCCGGGACACGCTCGGGAGAGTCGTCCGTGCAGCCACTCAGGACCGCAAGCATCAGCAGGCACGAGCTGATCGCCGCGGTGGCACGGGGTCTCCTGCCCATGGCGG
Protein-coding regions in this window:
- a CDS encoding DUF2231 domain-containing protein codes for the protein MEFNGLPLHPLVVHAVVVLGPLAGVTGLVYAFVPRWRWLLRWPLVALAVLVAAASLVAVQAGESLLDSRPELAPLVEDHQDWGELLRSWSLAFVPVSLLAAWALRGRSPLVSGRGGGESRMPLGWVASLLLLVGSVGLVVLVFLAGDSGSRAVWG
- a CDS encoding inositol monophosphatase family protein, with protein sequence MTDSYVDDLRLAHVLADDADSLTLARFKALDLHVMSKPDLTPVTDADQAVEDGIRRTLSRVRSRDAVVGEEQGSSGHSQRRWIIDPIDGTKNYVRGVPVWATLIALAVDDEVVLGVVSAPQLQRRWWASSGSGAWTGRSLLKATQCHVSDVRRLEDASLSYSSLSGWDERDRLDDFLALSRRCWRTRAYGDFWSYMLLAEGAVDIAAEPDLELYDMAALDVIVREAGGRFTALDGTDGPWGGNALATNGHLHEPALGFLGALTDDDDPDTPRRGPGSVSNLRDRQAPPPVAD